A genomic segment from Aegilops tauschii subsp. strangulata cultivar AL8/78 chromosome 1, Aet v6.0, whole genome shotgun sequence encodes:
- the LOC109783348 gene encoding mitochondrial carnitine/acylcarnitine carrier-like protein: MGAPLATVAAFNAVLFTVRGQTEALLRSEPGAAVTVGQQVVAGAGAGVAVSFLACPTELIKCRLQAQSALATAAPAAAAAAAPAGGAAATVTATANAAAVKYGEPLDVARHVLRSDGSSAAAGA; this comes from the coding sequence ATGGGCGCCCCgctcgccaccgtcgccgccttCAACGCCGTGCTCTTCACCGTCCGGGGCCAGACGGAGGCCCTACTGCGCTCCGAGCCCGGCGCCGCGGTCACCGTCGGCcagcaggtcgtcgccggcgctggggccggcgtcGCCGTCTCCTTCCTCGCCTGCCCCACCGAGCTCATCAAGTGCAGGCTGCAGGCGCAGAGCGCGCTGGCCACAGCcgctcctgccgccgccgccgcagccgctcCCGCGGGCGGCGCGGCTGCCACCGTCACCGCCACGGCCAATGCTGCCGCGGTCAAGTACGGCGAGCCGCTGGACGTGGCGAGGCACGTGCTGCGGTCGGATGGCAGcagcgcggcggcgggcgcgtAG